The following proteins are encoded in a genomic region of Vidua macroura isolate BioBank_ID:100142 chromosome 10, ASM2450914v1, whole genome shotgun sequence:
- the TM4SF19 gene encoding transmembrane 4 L6 family member 19 yields MGSGGEASGRCGAKCSPFFSSSSSSPCPCRTAMCVGKCSRIVGPCLLVLGTLSMAASILLLFPGGASKYLLEGHISSHARAVPGVWGGGIAVLLAATHVTALGWQRSGCSGCGARHSAFLSVVLSKLALLGAAACFVLCGVGLTNGPLCFYNTSEPGLGHTALWGYPFLDAIDQGPDARAENYLYNRRAWSICLEPEGIVTWHVVLFSLLLLISVAEMVLALLQILNGCLGCLCGFCDGK; encoded by the exons ATGGGCTCGGGTGGGGAAGCCTCGGGTCGCTGCGGGGCCAAATGCAgccctttcttctcctcctcctcctcctccccgtgTCCATGCAGGACAGCCATGTGTGTGGGGAAGTGCAGCCGGATCGTGGGTCCCTgcctgctggtgctgggcacGCTCTCcatggcagccagcatcctcctgctcttccctggcGGAGCATCCAAGTACCTGCTGGAGGGGCACATCAGCAGCCACGCCAGGGCCGTGCCGGGTGTCTGGGGAGGCGGCATCGCC gtgctgctggcagcgaCCCACGTCACGGCGCTGGGGTGGCAGCGCTCCGGCTGCTCCGGCTGCGGCGCCCGCCACAGC GCGTTCCTGTCCGTGGTGCTCTCCAAGCTGGCGCTCCTGGGCGCTGCCGCCTGCTTCGTCCTCTGCGGGGTGGGGCTGACCAACGGCCCCCTCTGCTTCTACAACACCTCCGAGCCCGGCCTCGGGCACACAGCCCTCTGGGGCTACCCCTTCCTGGATGCCATTGACCAGGGGCCTGATGCCAG GGCTGAGAACTACCTGTACAATCGGAGAGCCTGGAGCATCTGCCTGGAGCCCGAGGGCATCGTGACCTGGCACGTCGTCctgttctccctgctgctgctcatcagCGTGGCCGAGATGGTGCTGGCCTTGCTCCAGATCCTCAACGGCTGCCTCGGCTGCCTCTGCGGCTTCTGTGACGGCAAGTAG
- the GAL3ST2 gene encoding galactose-3-O-sulfotransferase 2 isoform X3, producing the protein MKNNNYRISKSHEELLISPTLCHAKTNVMFLKTHKTASSTVLNIMFRFAERYNLTVALPADQLFHLGYPRTFVAHFVEGFETIGQNYNIMCNHLRFNPSEVKKVMAANTFYFSILRNPIPLLESSYIYYKDSVPAFRSSKNVNKFLESPTKYYHPADYRKNIYARNIMWFDFGYDNNAEDDTNYTQAVLEEIEQNFHLILIADYFDESMILLKHTLCWDLDDVIYFKLNSRSQDTVQMLTPESEEQIKAWCSLDWKLYLHFNQSFWRRIEQTIGLEVLEKEVDHLRIRQKELMETCLSEQEAVRKDHIRNKALLPFQSGAANILGYNLKQDLDNTTLRTCQKMVIPELQYTSYLYAVQHPHKKRKDVGLPLLWTSLQEKMQLPGSN; encoded by the exons ATGAAGAATAATAATTACAG AATCTCAAAGAGCCACGAGGAGCTGCTGATCTCTCCCACGCTGTGCCATGCCAAGACAAACGTCATGTTCCTCAAAACCCACAAgactgccagcagcactgtgctCAACATCATGTTCAGGTTCGCAGAGAGGTACAACCTCACTGTCGCCCTCCCTGCTGACCAGCTCTTCCACCTGGGATACCCAAGGACTTTCGTGGCCCACTTTGTGGAGGGCTTTGAAACCATAGGCCAAAATTACAACATCATGTGCAATCACCTGCGGTTTAACCCCTCGGAG GTAAAAAAGGTGATGGCAGCCAATACCTTCTACTTCTCCATCCTGAGGAACCCCATTCCTCTGCTGGAGTCTTCCTACATCTACTACAAGGACTCTGTGCCTGCCTTCAGGAGCTCCAAGAACGTGAACAAGTTCCTGGAATCACCCACAAAGTATTACCACCCAGCAGATTATAGGAAAAACATCTACGCCAGGAATATCATGTGGTTTGACTTTGGCTATGATAACAATGCGGAGGATGACACGAACTACACCCAGGCTGTCCTGGAGGAGATAGAGCAGAACTTCCACCTCATCTTGATAGCAGACTACTTTGATGAGTCCATGATCCTCTTGAAGCACACTTTGTGCTGGGATCTGGATGATGTGATTTACTTCAAGCTCAATTCTAGAAGCCAGGACACTGTCCAGATGTTGACACCAGAAAGTGAGGAGCAGATAAAAGCGTGGTGCTCGCTGGACTGGAAGCTCTACCTGCACTTCAACCAGAGCTTCTGGAGGAGAATTGAGCAGACCATAGGGCTCGAGGTGCTGGAAAAGGAGGTGGATCACCTGCGGATCAGACAGAAGGAGCTCATGGAGACTTGTCTCTCAGAGCAGGAGGCAGTGAGGAAGGATCACATCAGGAATAAAGCTCTCTTGCCTTTCCAGTCAGGGGCTGCAAATATCCTGGGTTACAACCTCAAACAAGACTTGGACAACACGACTCTGAGAACCTGCCAGAAAATGGTCATACCAGAGCTCCAGTACACGTCCTACCTTTATGCTGTCCAACACCCACACAAGAAGAGGAAAGATGTGGGGTTGCCATTGCTGTGGACCAGTCTCCAGGAGAAGATGCAGCTTCCAGGGTCCAACTAG
- the NEU4 gene encoding sialidase-4 isoform X2, which yields MGSRHFPARTVLFEKESNGVTYRVPALLYLPCAAKLLAFAEERLSADDAHANLLVLRRGTIYGSYVEWEDMRVLETATLQHHRSMNPCPLYDEFTGTLFLFFITVLGRTPEAYQIVTGQNVTRLCCVTSADQGLSWSTATDLTQQVIGATIKDWATFALGPGHGIQLRSGRLLVPAYSYHIDCKECFGQLCKTTPHSFAFYSDDHGRGWRFGEFIPNLQTGECQLVSVDEEDGSNVLYCNARSPLGFRVQALSTDDGAVFHGGQLVQRLVEPPHGCHGSVIGFPAPLVYVPAASRDTVTPLRGSVCRLLPGVLRGFGHLPTRQAGGAELPTGNHHEPDEPDEDCPIPGHHDDAHSLTLVQGDSAATPSPTPFFQAPTWILYSHPTSSMSRVNMGVHLSTFPRDAESWTEPWVIYEGPSAYSDLAYVELPYRDAPVAGGTAIAFACLYENGMRSPYEQISFSMFTLHDVLQNIPLTAAAPRQSRRRKRRWRSCLIS from the exons ATGGGCTCCCGGCACTTCCCGGCCCGGACCGTGCTCTTCGAGAAGGAGTCCAACGGCGTCACGTACCGCGTGCCCGCCCTGCTCTACCTGCCCTGCGCAGCCAAGCTGCTGGCATTCGCCGAGGAGCGGCTCAGCGCCGACGATGCCCACGCCAACCTGCTGGTGCTGCGCCGCGGCACCATCTACGGCAGCTACGTGGAG TGGGAAGACATGCGTGTGCTGGAGACGGCAACGCTGCAGCACCATCGGTCAATGAACCCCTGCCCACTCTACGATGAGTTCACGGGcaccctcttcctcttcttcatcaCGGTGCTGGGCAGGACACCCGAAGCCTACCAGATTGTCACTGGCCAAAATGTCACCCGCCTCTGCTGTGTCACCAGCGCTGACCAGGGCCtgagctggagcacagccacAGACCTGACGCAGCAGGTCATTGGGGCGACCATCAAAG ACTGGGCGACGTTCGCGCTGGGCCCCGGGCACGGGATCCAGCTGCGTTCTGGCCGGCTGCTGGTGCCTGCCTACAGTTACCACATCGACTGCAAGGAGTGCTTTGGGCAGCTCTGCAAGACCACCCCGCACTCCTTTGCCTTCTACAGCGATGACCACGGCCGCGGCTGGCGCTTCGGGGAGTTCATCCCCAACCTGCAGACGGGCGAGTGCCAGCTGGTCTCTGTGGACGAGGAGGACGGATCCAACGTCCTCTACTGCAACGCCCGCAGCCCCTTGGGCTTCAGGGTCCAGGCGCTCAGCACGGATGACGGGGCCGTCTTCCACGGGGGGCAGCTGGTCCAGCGGCTGGTGGAGCCCCCCCACGGCTGTCACGGCAGTGTCATTGGCTTCCCCGCACCGCTCGTGTATGTCCCCGCCGCCTCCCGGGACACTGTGACGCCCCTCCGGGGCTCAGTTTGCCGGCTGCTTCCTGGGGTGCTCCGGGGGTTTGGGCACCTGCCCACCCGCCaggcaggaggtgctgagctGCCCACTGGCAACCACCATGAGCCAGATGAGCCTGATGAGGACTGTCCTATACCAGGGCATCACGATGATGCCCACAGTCTCACCTTGGTCCAGGGGGACTCTGCAGcaacccccagccccacccccTTCTTCCAAGCACCAACATGGATCCTCTACTCCCACCCCACCAGCTCCATGTCGCGGGTGAACATGGGGGTTCACCTGAGCACCTTCCCCAGGGACGCAGAGAGCTGGACAGAGCCCTGGGTCATCTACGAGGGCCCGAGCGCTTACTCGGACCTGGCGTACGTGGAGCTGCCCTACAGGGACGCACCGGTGGCCGGCGGCACGGCCATCGCCTTCGCCTGCCTCTATGAGAACGGGATGAGGTCTCCCTACGAGCAGATCTCCTTCAGCATGTTCACGCTGCACGACGTGCTCCAGAACATCCCCCTGACAGCCGCTGCTCCCCGCCAGAGccgcaggaggaagaggaggtggaggagctgCCTCATCTCCTAG
- the GAL3ST2 gene encoding galactose-3-O-sulfotransferase 2 isoform X4, which translates to MKSPGCTPRHARCLIIFSFCLGLSCLSGFFHMKNNNYRISKSHEELLISPTLCHAKTNVMFLKTHKTASSTVLNIMFRFAERYNLTVALPADQLFHLGYPRTFVAHFVEGFETIGQNYNIMCNHLRFNPSEVKKVMAANTFYFSILRNPIPLLESSYIYYKDSVPAFRSSKNVNKFLESPTKYYHPADYRKNIYARNIMWFDFGYDNNAEDDTNYTQAVLEEIEQNFHLILIADYFDESMILLKHTLCWDLDDVIYFKLNSRSQDTVQMLTPESEEQIKAWCSLDWKLYLHFNQSFWRRIEQTIGLEVLEKEVDHLRIRQKELMETCLSEQEAVRKDHIRNKALLPFQSGAANILGYNLKQDLDNTTLRTCQKMVIPELQYTSYLYAVQHPHKKRKDVGLPLLWTSLQEKMQLPGSN; encoded by the exons ATGAAAAGCCCTGGGTGCACTCCAAG gcatGCCAGGTGTCTTATCATTTTCAGCTTCTGCCTGGGACTTTCCTGCCTCTCAGGATTCTTCCATATGAAGAATAATAATTACAG AATCTCAAAGAGCCACGAGGAGCTGCTGATCTCTCCCACGCTGTGCCATGCCAAGACAAACGTCATGTTCCTCAAAACCCACAAgactgccagcagcactgtgctCAACATCATGTTCAGGTTCGCAGAGAGGTACAACCTCACTGTCGCCCTCCCTGCTGACCAGCTCTTCCACCTGGGATACCCAAGGACTTTCGTGGCCCACTTTGTGGAGGGCTTTGAAACCATAGGCCAAAATTACAACATCATGTGCAATCACCTGCGGTTTAACCCCTCGGAG GTAAAAAAGGTGATGGCAGCCAATACCTTCTACTTCTCCATCCTGAGGAACCCCATTCCTCTGCTGGAGTCTTCCTACATCTACTACAAGGACTCTGTGCCTGCCTTCAGGAGCTCCAAGAACGTGAACAAGTTCCTGGAATCACCCACAAAGTATTACCACCCAGCAGATTATAGGAAAAACATCTACGCCAGGAATATCATGTGGTTTGACTTTGGCTATGATAACAATGCGGAGGATGACACGAACTACACCCAGGCTGTCCTGGAGGAGATAGAGCAGAACTTCCACCTCATCTTGATAGCAGACTACTTTGATGAGTCCATGATCCTCTTGAAGCACACTTTGTGCTGGGATCTGGATGATGTGATTTACTTCAAGCTCAATTCTAGAAGCCAGGACACTGTCCAGATGTTGACACCAGAAAGTGAGGAGCAGATAAAAGCGTGGTGCTCGCTGGACTGGAAGCTCTACCTGCACTTCAACCAGAGCTTCTGGAGGAGAATTGAGCAGACCATAGGGCTCGAGGTGCTGGAAAAGGAGGTGGATCACCTGCGGATCAGACAGAAGGAGCTCATGGAGACTTGTCTCTCAGAGCAGGAGGCAGTGAGGAAGGATCACATCAGGAATAAAGCTCTCTTGCCTTTCCAGTCAGGGGCTGCAAATATCCTGGGTTACAACCTCAAACAAGACTTGGACAACACGACTCTGAGAACCTGCCAGAAAATGGTCATACCAGAGCTCCAGTACACGTCCTACCTTTATGCTGTCCAACACCCACACAAGAAGAGGAAAGATGTGGGGTTGCCATTGCTGTGGACCAGTCTCCAGGAGAAGATGCAGCTTCCAGGGTCCAACTAG
- the NEU4 gene encoding sialidase-4 isoform X1: MLAGDRKGFGNSSHPLPQGQLSWGHHCPRCAPQVPPTEEGKQGVSWVRGTGGSRGTGALPDPVAMSLGCSGGLCPPNACWRRAWSCRSHPALCSLALISLTSILKIKLILFYFILFWGPQVSLLAGTLCPDPPLSCGDLPVHTQPLSTPALSLSSCSQGVTQTQAHQVKPKPFQGQPRAPGHAQQPVSPPSSAHHNLLAAAAMGSRHFPARTVLFEKESNGVTYRVPALLYLPCAAKLLAFAEERLSADDAHANLLVLRRGTIYGSYVEWEDMRVLETATLQHHRSMNPCPLYDEFTGTLFLFFITVLGRTPEAYQIVTGQNVTRLCCVTSADQGLSWSTATDLTQQVIGATIKDWATFALGPGHGIQLRSGRLLVPAYSYHIDCKECFGQLCKTTPHSFAFYSDDHGRGWRFGEFIPNLQTGECQLVSVDEEDGSNVLYCNARSPLGFRVQALSTDDGAVFHGGQLVQRLVEPPHGCHGSVIGFPAPLVYVPAASRDTVTPLRGSVCRLLPGVLRGFGHLPTRQAGGAELPTGNHHEPDEPDEDCPIPGHHDDAHSLTLVQGDSAATPSPTPFFQAPTWILYSHPTSSMSRVNMGVHLSTFPRDAESWTEPWVIYEGPSAYSDLAYVELPYRDAPVAGGTAIAFACLYENGMRSPYEQISFSMFTLHDVLQNIPLTAAAPRQSRRRKRRWRSCLIS, from the exons ATGTTAGCTGGGGACAGGAAAGGCTTTGGGAACAGCTCTCACCCACTGCCACAGGGACAGCTCAGCTGGGGACACCACTGTCCGCGCTGTGCACCTCAGGTTCCCCCCACAGAGGAGGGGAAACAAGGGGTCAGCTGGGTCCGTGGCactggaggcagcagaggaacGGGAGCACTCCCTGACCCTGTCGCCATGAGCCTGGGCTGCTCGGGAGGTCTCTGCCCTCCCAATGCCTGCTGGAGGAGAGCATGGAGCTGTAGATCTCACCCTGCTCTTTGCTCACTGGCCTTGATTTCCCTGACAAGCATCTTAAagatcaaattaattttattttattttattttattttggggtccccaggtcAGCCTCCTCGCTGGTACCTTATGCCCTGACCCACCTCTGAGCTGTGGTGACTTGCCAGTGCACACTCAGCCCCTCTccaccccagccctgtccctcagctcctgctcccagggggTTACCCAGACCCAAGCCCACCAAGttaaacccaaacccttccaaGGACAGCCCCGTGCCCCTGGCCATGCCCAGCAGCCGGTCTCCCCGCCTTCATCAGCCCACCACAACCTTCTTGCTGCAGCTGCCATGGGCTCCCGGCACTTCCCGGCCCGGACCGTGCTCTTCGAGAAGGAGTCCAACGGCGTCACGTACCGCGTGCCCGCCCTGCTCTACCTGCCCTGCGCAGCCAAGCTGCTGGCATTCGCCGAGGAGCGGCTCAGCGCCGACGATGCCCACGCCAACCTGCTGGTGCTGCGCCGCGGCACCATCTACGGCAGCTACGTGGAG TGGGAAGACATGCGTGTGCTGGAGACGGCAACGCTGCAGCACCATCGGTCAATGAACCCCTGCCCACTCTACGATGAGTTCACGGGcaccctcttcctcttcttcatcaCGGTGCTGGGCAGGACACCCGAAGCCTACCAGATTGTCACTGGCCAAAATGTCACCCGCCTCTGCTGTGTCACCAGCGCTGACCAGGGCCtgagctggagcacagccacAGACCTGACGCAGCAGGTCATTGGGGCGACCATCAAAG ACTGGGCGACGTTCGCGCTGGGCCCCGGGCACGGGATCCAGCTGCGTTCTGGCCGGCTGCTGGTGCCTGCCTACAGTTACCACATCGACTGCAAGGAGTGCTTTGGGCAGCTCTGCAAGACCACCCCGCACTCCTTTGCCTTCTACAGCGATGACCACGGCCGCGGCTGGCGCTTCGGGGAGTTCATCCCCAACCTGCAGACGGGCGAGTGCCAGCTGGTCTCTGTGGACGAGGAGGACGGATCCAACGTCCTCTACTGCAACGCCCGCAGCCCCTTGGGCTTCAGGGTCCAGGCGCTCAGCACGGATGACGGGGCCGTCTTCCACGGGGGGCAGCTGGTCCAGCGGCTGGTGGAGCCCCCCCACGGCTGTCACGGCAGTGTCATTGGCTTCCCCGCACCGCTCGTGTATGTCCCCGCCGCCTCCCGGGACACTGTGACGCCCCTCCGGGGCTCAGTTTGCCGGCTGCTTCCTGGGGTGCTCCGGGGGTTTGGGCACCTGCCCACCCGCCaggcaggaggtgctgagctGCCCACTGGCAACCACCATGAGCCAGATGAGCCTGATGAGGACTGTCCTATACCAGGGCATCACGATGATGCCCACAGTCTCACCTTGGTCCAGGGGGACTCTGCAGcaacccccagccccacccccTTCTTCCAAGCACCAACATGGATCCTCTACTCCCACCCCACCAGCTCCATGTCGCGGGTGAACATGGGGGTTCACCTGAGCACCTTCCCCAGGGACGCAGAGAGCTGGACAGAGCCCTGGGTCATCTACGAGGGCCCGAGCGCTTACTCGGACCTGGCGTACGTGGAGCTGCCCTACAGGGACGCACCGGTGGCCGGCGGCACGGCCATCGCCTTCGCCTGCCTCTATGAGAACGGGATGAGGTCTCCCTACGAGCAGATCTCCTTCAGCATGTTCACGCTGCACGACGTGCTCCAGAACATCCCCCTGACAGCCGCTGCTCCCCGCCAGAGccgcaggaggaagaggaggtggaggagctgCCTCATCTCCTAG
- the GAL3ST2 gene encoding galactose-3-O-sulfotransferase 2 isoform X1, with the protein MWFGEGLLDKNPLKLFFFSRHARCLIIFSFCLGLSCLSGFFHMKNNNYRISKSHEELLISPTLCHAKTNVMFLKTHKTASSTVLNIMFRFAERYNLTVALPADQLFHLGYPRTFVAHFVEGFETIGQNYNIMCNHLRFNPSEVKKVMAANTFYFSILRNPIPLLESSYIYYKDSVPAFRSSKNVNKFLESPTKYYHPADYRKNIYARNIMWFDFGYDNNAEDDTNYTQAVLEEIEQNFHLILIADYFDESMILLKHTLCWDLDDVIYFKLNSRSQDTVQMLTPESEEQIKAWCSLDWKLYLHFNQSFWRRIEQTIGLEVLEKEVDHLRIRQKELMETCLSEQEAVRKDHIRNKALLPFQSGAANILGYNLKQDLDNTTLRTCQKMVIPELQYTSYLYAVQHPHKKRKDVGLPLLWTSLQEKMQLPGSN; encoded by the exons ATGTGGTTTGGGGAAGGACTATTGGATAAAAATCCACtgaaactcttctttttttccaggcatGCCAGGTGTCTTATCATTTTCAGCTTCTGCCTGGGACTTTCCTGCCTCTCAGGATTCTTCCATATGAAGAATAATAATTACAG AATCTCAAAGAGCCACGAGGAGCTGCTGATCTCTCCCACGCTGTGCCATGCCAAGACAAACGTCATGTTCCTCAAAACCCACAAgactgccagcagcactgtgctCAACATCATGTTCAGGTTCGCAGAGAGGTACAACCTCACTGTCGCCCTCCCTGCTGACCAGCTCTTCCACCTGGGATACCCAAGGACTTTCGTGGCCCACTTTGTGGAGGGCTTTGAAACCATAGGCCAAAATTACAACATCATGTGCAATCACCTGCGGTTTAACCCCTCGGAG GTAAAAAAGGTGATGGCAGCCAATACCTTCTACTTCTCCATCCTGAGGAACCCCATTCCTCTGCTGGAGTCTTCCTACATCTACTACAAGGACTCTGTGCCTGCCTTCAGGAGCTCCAAGAACGTGAACAAGTTCCTGGAATCACCCACAAAGTATTACCACCCAGCAGATTATAGGAAAAACATCTACGCCAGGAATATCATGTGGTTTGACTTTGGCTATGATAACAATGCGGAGGATGACACGAACTACACCCAGGCTGTCCTGGAGGAGATAGAGCAGAACTTCCACCTCATCTTGATAGCAGACTACTTTGATGAGTCCATGATCCTCTTGAAGCACACTTTGTGCTGGGATCTGGATGATGTGATTTACTTCAAGCTCAATTCTAGAAGCCAGGACACTGTCCAGATGTTGACACCAGAAAGTGAGGAGCAGATAAAAGCGTGGTGCTCGCTGGACTGGAAGCTCTACCTGCACTTCAACCAGAGCTTCTGGAGGAGAATTGAGCAGACCATAGGGCTCGAGGTGCTGGAAAAGGAGGTGGATCACCTGCGGATCAGACAGAAGGAGCTCATGGAGACTTGTCTCTCAGAGCAGGAGGCAGTGAGGAAGGATCACATCAGGAATAAAGCTCTCTTGCCTTTCCAGTCAGGGGCTGCAAATATCCTGGGTTACAACCTCAAACAAGACTTGGACAACACGACTCTGAGAACCTGCCAGAAAATGGTCATACCAGAGCTCCAGTACACGTCCTACCTTTATGCTGTCCAACACCCACACAAGAAGAGGAAAGATGTGGGGTTGCCATTGCTGTGGACCAGTCTCCAGGAGAAGATGCAGCTTCCAGGGTCCAACTAG
- the GAL3ST2 gene encoding galactose-3-O-sulfotransferase 2 isoform X2, with protein sequence MHARCLIIFSFCLGLSCLSGFFHMKNNNYRISKSHEELLISPTLCHAKTNVMFLKTHKTASSTVLNIMFRFAERYNLTVALPADQLFHLGYPRTFVAHFVEGFETIGQNYNIMCNHLRFNPSEVKKVMAANTFYFSILRNPIPLLESSYIYYKDSVPAFRSSKNVNKFLESPTKYYHPADYRKNIYARNIMWFDFGYDNNAEDDTNYTQAVLEEIEQNFHLILIADYFDESMILLKHTLCWDLDDVIYFKLNSRSQDTVQMLTPESEEQIKAWCSLDWKLYLHFNQSFWRRIEQTIGLEVLEKEVDHLRIRQKELMETCLSEQEAVRKDHIRNKALLPFQSGAANILGYNLKQDLDNTTLRTCQKMVIPELQYTSYLYAVQHPHKKRKDVGLPLLWTSLQEKMQLPGSN encoded by the exons at gcatGCCAGGTGTCTTATCATTTTCAGCTTCTGCCTGGGACTTTCCTGCCTCTCAGGATTCTTCCATATGAAGAATAATAATTACAG AATCTCAAAGAGCCACGAGGAGCTGCTGATCTCTCCCACGCTGTGCCATGCCAAGACAAACGTCATGTTCCTCAAAACCCACAAgactgccagcagcactgtgctCAACATCATGTTCAGGTTCGCAGAGAGGTACAACCTCACTGTCGCCCTCCCTGCTGACCAGCTCTTCCACCTGGGATACCCAAGGACTTTCGTGGCCCACTTTGTGGAGGGCTTTGAAACCATAGGCCAAAATTACAACATCATGTGCAATCACCTGCGGTTTAACCCCTCGGAG GTAAAAAAGGTGATGGCAGCCAATACCTTCTACTTCTCCATCCTGAGGAACCCCATTCCTCTGCTGGAGTCTTCCTACATCTACTACAAGGACTCTGTGCCTGCCTTCAGGAGCTCCAAGAACGTGAACAAGTTCCTGGAATCACCCACAAAGTATTACCACCCAGCAGATTATAGGAAAAACATCTACGCCAGGAATATCATGTGGTTTGACTTTGGCTATGATAACAATGCGGAGGATGACACGAACTACACCCAGGCTGTCCTGGAGGAGATAGAGCAGAACTTCCACCTCATCTTGATAGCAGACTACTTTGATGAGTCCATGATCCTCTTGAAGCACACTTTGTGCTGGGATCTGGATGATGTGATTTACTTCAAGCTCAATTCTAGAAGCCAGGACACTGTCCAGATGTTGACACCAGAAAGTGAGGAGCAGATAAAAGCGTGGTGCTCGCTGGACTGGAAGCTCTACCTGCACTTCAACCAGAGCTTCTGGAGGAGAATTGAGCAGACCATAGGGCTCGAGGTGCTGGAAAAGGAGGTGGATCACCTGCGGATCAGACAGAAGGAGCTCATGGAGACTTGTCTCTCAGAGCAGGAGGCAGTGAGGAAGGATCACATCAGGAATAAAGCTCTCTTGCCTTTCCAGTCAGGGGCTGCAAATATCCTGGGTTACAACCTCAAACAAGACTTGGACAACACGACTCTGAGAACCTGCCAGAAAATGGTCATACCAGAGCTCCAGTACACGTCCTACCTTTATGCTGTCCAACACCCACACAAGAAGAGGAAAGATGTGGGGTTGCCATTGCTGTGGACCAGTCTCCAGGAGAAGATGCAGCTTCCAGGGTCCAACTAG